One Obesumbacterium proteus DNA window includes the following coding sequences:
- the htpG gene encoding molecular chaperone HtpG, whose translation MKGQETRGFQSEVKQLLHLMIHSLYSNKEIFLRELISNASDAADKLRFRALSSPELYEGDGNLHVRISADKEKRTLTLSDNGIGMTRDEVIDNLGTIAKSGTKAFLESIGSDQAKDSQLIGQFGVGFYSAFIVADKVTVRTRSAGANADQAVFWESEGEGDYTIADIEKVERGTEITLHLREGEDEFLDDWRLRNIISKYSDHITLPVEILTTEGEDGEQKWEKINKAQALWTRTKSEVTDEEYKEFYKHIAHDFTDPVTWSHNRVEGKQEYTSLLYIPAQAPWDLFNRDHKHGLKLYVQRVFIMDDAEQFMPNYLRFVRGLIDSNDLPLNVSREILQDSRVTQSLRAALTKRVLQMLDKLAKDDAEKYQKFWQQFGLVLKEGPAEDGSNAEAIAKLLRFASTHNDSAVQNVSLTDYISRMVEGQEKIYYITADSYAAAKSSPHLELLRKKGIEVLLLSDRIDEWMMSYLTEFDGKPFQSVSKKDESLDKLADEETSEQKEAEKALEPFVERVKTLLGDRVKDVRLTHRLTETPAVVTTDADEMTTQMAKLFAAAGQDAPEIKYIFELNPDHALVKRAADEQDEARFGEWIELLLDQSLLAERGSLEDPNQFIKRVNDLLLA comes from the coding sequence ATGAAAGGCCAAGAAACCCGTGGCTTCCAGTCAGAAGTCAAACAGCTTCTGCATTTGATGATCCACTCACTCTATTCAAACAAAGAAATTTTCCTGCGTGAGCTGATTTCCAACGCATCCGACGCGGCCGATAAACTGCGCTTCCGCGCGTTATCAAGCCCTGAGCTGTATGAAGGCGACGGTAATCTGCACGTTCGCATTTCAGCAGACAAAGAAAAGCGCACCCTGACTCTGAGCGATAACGGTATCGGGATGACTCGTGACGAAGTTATCGACAACTTGGGGACAATCGCTAAATCGGGCACTAAGGCATTCTTGGAGTCTATCGGTTCCGATCAAGCTAAAGACAGCCAGCTGATTGGTCAGTTTGGTGTTGGTTTCTATTCTGCTTTCATCGTGGCAGACAAAGTTACCGTTCGCACGCGTTCAGCCGGTGCTAACGCCGATCAAGCGGTATTCTGGGAGTCAGAAGGCGAGGGTGATTACACCATCGCTGATATCGAAAAAGTCGAGCGCGGTACTGAGATCACGCTGCATCTGCGCGAAGGCGAAGATGAGTTCCTGGATGATTGGCGTCTGCGCAATATCATCAGCAAATACTCTGACCATATCACACTGCCGGTTGAGATCCTGACTACTGAAGGTGAAGACGGCGAGCAGAAGTGGGAAAAAATCAACAAAGCGCAGGCTTTGTGGACGCGAACCAAGTCTGAAGTTACCGACGAAGAGTACAAAGAGTTCTACAAGCACATTGCCCATGACTTTACTGATCCGGTCACTTGGAGTCACAACCGCGTTGAAGGTAAGCAGGAATACACCAGCCTGCTGTACATCCCTGCGCAGGCACCGTGGGATCTGTTCAATCGCGACCATAAACACGGGCTGAAACTGTATGTGCAGCGCGTATTCATTATGGATGACGCTGAACAGTTCATGCCGAACTATCTGCGCTTTGTGCGTGGTCTGATAGATTCTAACGATCTGCCATTAAACGTTTCGCGTGAAATTCTGCAAGATAGCCGCGTGACGCAAAGCCTGCGTGCTGCGCTGACCAAACGTGTGTTGCAGATGCTGGATAAACTGGCCAAAGACGATGCTGAGAAATACCAGAAATTCTGGCAGCAGTTTGGTCTGGTGCTGAAAGAAGGTCCAGCCGAAGACGGTAGCAATGCTGAAGCCATTGCTAAGCTGCTGCGCTTTGCATCAACTCACAATGACAGCGCCGTGCAGAACGTCTCTCTGACCGACTACATCAGCCGCATGGTGGAAGGCCAAGAGAAGATTTACTACATCACGGCTGACAGCTATGCCGCAGCGAAGAGCAGCCCACATCTGGAGCTGCTGCGTAAGAAAGGCATCGAGGTCCTGCTGCTTTCCGATCGCATCGACGAATGGATGATGAGCTACCTGACCGAGTTCGATGGTAAGCCATTCCAATCCGTCAGCAAAAAAGATGAATCTCTGGATAAGCTGGCTGATGAAGAAACTAGCGAACAGAAAGAAGCTGAAAAGGCGCTGGAACCGTTCGTTGAGCGCGTGAAAACCCTGCTGGGCGATCGTGTGAAAGACGTGCGTCTGACGCATCGTTTGACCGAAACCCCTGCGGTAGTCACTACCGACGCGGATGAAATGACCACTCAGATGGCAAAACTGTTTGCCGCTGCGGGTCAGGATGCGCCTGAAATTAAATATATCTTTGAGCTGAATCCTGACCATGCGCTGGTGAAACGTGCCGCTGACGAGCAAGATGAAGCCCGCTTTGGTGAATGGATTGAGCTGCTGCTGGATCAGTCACTGTTGGCTGAACGCGGTAGCTTAGAAGATCCGAACCAGTTCATTAAACGTGTGAACGATTTACTGCTGGCTTAA
- a CDS encoding MFS transporter, which yields MTMPLQKTRKIGLMNYLAYGSGDFLGAGTTALTAAWLLYFYTTFCGLSPIEATFIFAMARVLDAVVSPLMGFLTDNFGSTRLGKRFGRRKFFILLGIPLVFSYSLMWVGEMHYWYYLLTYLFFDVVYSMILVPYETLVPEMTDDFKQKTKFSGARIALAQLSAILAAFLPGILLAYFGKDNAISFFYASLVFSVICAGVLTLVYFYTWERPREEMSEAQLRAEQEKQKLTLLQSLKRLNVELTSTLRIRIFRQHLGMYLGGYIAQDVFNAVFTYYVVFVLMQSATVASSLMGTMAIMQFIAVIGMIPLCIRFGPAPSYRLVVVLFGLSALSYGVLYYAGMNDAMSLLLLISAVAGLGRGGINYVPWNTYTYIADVDEVITGQRREGIFAGIMTLTRKASQACAVMLVGIVMQLSGFVSGQAQQASAVSHTILMILSVGTVCVLCVGFYISLRFKLNLQTHSVLREETIKMREAGHIVPEQITPEAKATVELLAGMPYESLWGNNNIGYLNRDKPAPKALHILKNA from the coding sequence ATGACGATGCCATTGCAAAAGACACGCAAAATAGGGCTGATGAATTATTTAGCCTACGGCTCCGGAGATTTTCTCGGTGCGGGCACCACGGCCCTGACGGCGGCCTGGCTCCTCTATTTTTACACCACGTTTTGTGGCCTAAGTCCAATTGAAGCCACGTTTATTTTTGCCATGGCGAGAGTACTTGATGCGGTAGTGAGTCCTTTAATGGGCTTTTTAACCGACAACTTTGGCTCAACGCGTTTGGGTAAGCGCTTTGGCCGCCGTAAGTTCTTTATTCTGCTCGGTATTCCATTAGTGTTCAGCTACAGCCTGATGTGGGTTGGCGAGATGCATTATTGGTACTACCTGCTGACCTACCTTTTCTTTGACGTTGTTTACTCGATGATTTTGGTGCCATACGAAACGCTGGTACCGGAAATGACCGATGACTTTAAACAGAAAACCAAATTTTCCGGCGCTCGAATTGCCTTGGCACAGCTCTCTGCCATATTGGCGGCGTTTCTACCGGGCATTCTGCTGGCTTATTTTGGCAAAGATAACGCCATCTCTTTTTTCTACGCCAGTTTAGTGTTCTCCGTTATCTGCGCGGGCGTGTTAACGCTGGTCTATTTCTATACCTGGGAACGACCACGCGAAGAGATGTCTGAAGCTCAACTCAGAGCCGAGCAAGAAAAGCAAAAACTCACCTTGCTACAAAGCCTGAAGCGTTTAAACGTGGAACTGACCTCAACGCTGCGTATTCGCATCTTCCGTCAGCATCTGGGGATGTACCTCGGTGGATATATCGCGCAGGACGTATTCAACGCGGTGTTCACCTACTACGTGGTGTTTGTGTTGATGCAAAGCGCTACCGTGGCGTCTAGTTTGATGGGAACCATGGCCATCATGCAGTTTATTGCGGTCATCGGCATGATCCCGCTGTGTATCCGTTTTGGCCCCGCACCTTCATATCGTTTGGTGGTGGTGCTGTTCGGTCTGAGCGCCTTGTCTTACGGCGTGCTGTATTACGCGGGCATGAATGACGCGATGTCGCTGTTGTTGCTGATTTCCGCGGTAGCAGGGTTGGGGCGCGGTGGTATCAACTATGTGCCGTGGAATACCTACACCTATATTGCTGACGTTGATGAAGTCATCACAGGGCAACGCCGTGAAGGTATTTTTGCCGGCATTATGACGCTCACCCGTAAAGCCTCTCAGGCCTGTGCGGTGATGTTAGTCGGGATTGTAATGCAGCTTTCCGGTTTTGTATCTGGTCAAGCACAGCAGGCTTCCGCAGTCAGCCATACCATTCTCATGATCCTCAGCGTAGGCACCGTTTGTGTACTGTGCGTCGGTTTTTATATCTCCTTACGTTTCAAACTCAACCTGCAAACGCACAGCGTGCTGCGCGAAGAAACCATCAAAATGCGCGAGGCAGGGCATATCGTGCCAGAGCAAATCACGCCAGAGGCGAAAGCGACCGTCGAACTGCTGGCAGGTATGCCATATGAATCGTTATGGGGTAACAACAATATTGGCTATCTCAACCGTGACAAACCTGCGCCTAAGGCGTTGCATATATTAAAAAATGCCTAA
- a CDS encoding glycoside hydrolase family 88/105 protein: protein MLVYPVKHSPLLRQPERFIARDELKGLICKMTDNLINISDETGEFLLRLDDGRVIDTKGWAGWEWTHGIGLYGIYQYYQQTGDQAMRAIIDDWFTERFAEGTPTKNVNTVCPFLTLAYRYEETQDPRWLPYLERWAEWVMYEMPRTERGGMQHVTLAEENHQQLWDDTLMMSVLPLAKIGKLLNKPEYIEEVKYQFLVHTQHLMERETGLWFHGWTFEGHHNFAKARWARGNSWLTMVIPEFIELLDLPEYDATRRFLIQVLESQVSALAKCQDESGLWHTLLDDPDSYVESSATAGFAYGILKAVRKRYISADYAHTAEKAVKGVIKHINAEGELTNVSFGTAMGRDYDYYRQIPLTSMPYGQAMAILCLSEYMRVYL from the coding sequence ATGCTCGTATATCCGGTAAAACATAGTCCATTACTGCGTCAGCCTGAGCGCTTTATCGCTCGCGATGAGCTTAAGGGATTAATCTGTAAGATGACTGACAATCTGATTAATATCAGCGACGAAACCGGAGAGTTCCTGCTGCGCTTGGATGATGGGAGAGTGATTGATACCAAAGGTTGGGCTGGCTGGGAGTGGACGCACGGTATTGGCCTCTACGGCATTTATCAGTATTACCAGCAGACCGGCGATCAAGCGATGCGCGCCATTATTGATGACTGGTTTACCGAGCGCTTTGCCGAGGGAACACCGACTAAAAACGTGAACACGGTGTGTCCGTTTCTGACACTGGCTTATCGCTATGAAGAGACTCAAGATCCGCGCTGGCTGCCTTACTTAGAACGCTGGGCCGAATGGGTGATGTATGAAATGCCGCGCACCGAACGTGGTGGCATGCAGCACGTCACGCTGGCAGAAGAGAATCATCAACAGCTGTGGGATGACACTCTGATGATGAGCGTGTTGCCGTTGGCAAAAATAGGCAAACTGCTGAACAAGCCTGAATATATTGAAGAAGTGAAGTATCAGTTCTTGGTGCATACCCAGCATCTGATGGAGCGTGAAACCGGTCTGTGGTTCCACGGTTGGACGTTTGAAGGCCACCACAACTTTGCCAAAGCGCGTTGGGCGAGAGGGAACAGCTGGTTGACGATGGTGATCCCTGAATTTATCGAACTGCTGGATCTCCCTGAATATGACGCCACGCGACGTTTCTTGATTCAGGTACTGGAAAGCCAAGTTTCAGCATTGGCGAAATGTCAGGATGAAAGCGGTTTATGGCATACCTTACTCGACGATCCTGATTCCTACGTTGAGTCGTCGGCCACCGCCGGATTTGCCTACGGCATTCTCAAAGCGGTGCGCAAACGCTATATCAGTGCAGACTATGCGCACACGGCGGAAAAAGCGGTGAAAGGTGTGATCAAGCATATTAATGCCGAGGGTGAATTAACTAACGTATCGTTTGGTACGGCGATGGGGCGAGACTACGACTATTATCGCCAGATTCCGCTGACGTCGATGCCATATGGTCAGGCGATGGCTATTTTATGTTTGTCAGAATATATGCGCGTTTATCTGTAA
- the adk gene encoding adenylate kinase, translating to MRIILLGAPGAGKGTQAQFIMEKYGIPQISTGDMLRAAVKAGTELGKKAKEIMDAGMLVTDELVIALVKERITQEDCRNGFLLDGFPRTIPQADAMKEAGINVDFVLEFDVPDELIVERIIGRRVHQGSGRVYHIKFNPPKVEGKDDVTGEELVTRKDDQEETVRKRLVEYHQQTAPLIGYYSAEAANGKTKYVKLDGTQSVAAVRAELETILG from the coding sequence ATGCGTATCATTCTGCTTGGCGCTCCTGGCGCGGGTAAAGGCACTCAGGCACAGTTCATCATGGAGAAATACGGCATTCCGCAAATCTCTACGGGTGACATGCTGCGTGCAGCAGTGAAAGCCGGTACCGAACTGGGCAAAAAAGCAAAAGAAATCATGGATGCGGGCATGCTGGTAACTGATGAACTGGTTATCGCCTTGGTTAAAGAACGCATCACTCAGGAAGATTGCCGCAATGGTTTCCTGCTAGATGGCTTCCCACGCACCATTCCTCAAGCTGATGCTATGAAAGAAGCGGGCATCAACGTTGATTTCGTACTGGAATTTGATGTTCCTGACGAGCTGATCGTTGAACGTATTATCGGTCGTCGCGTACATCAGGGTTCTGGCCGTGTTTACCATATTAAATTCAACCCACCTAAGGTTGAAGGTAAAGACGATGTGACCGGCGAAGAACTGGTTACCCGTAAGGACGATCAGGAAGAAACCGTACGTAAGCGCTTGGTTGAATATCATCAGCAGACTGCTCCGCTGATCGGTTACTACAGCGCAGAAGCCGCAAACGGCAAGACTAAGTACGTCAAATTAGACGGTACTCAGTCTGTTGCAGCCGTTCGTGCTGAGCTGGAAACTATCCTAGGCTAA
- the hemH gene encoding ferrochelatase, with amino-acid sequence MRQEKFGVLLVNLGTPEAPTSSAVKRYLAEFLSDKRVVDVSRLIWWPVLNGIILPIRSPRVAKLYQSVWMDEGSPLMVYSRRQQAALQARLPNIPVELGMSYGQPALKSAIDKLHDAGVDRIILLPLYPQYSCSTNAAVFDAVARHFAQMRRIPSLNFIRDYAEHPAYIAALSQTIKTSFAQHGEPDMLLFSFHGIPQRYADQGDDYPQRCRVTTRAVADALGLSAERYMMTYQSRFGREQWLTPFTDKTIEQLPAKGVKHLQVICPGFSADCLETLEEIKVQNKEFFIEAGGTQFEYIPALNDDALHIELFYQLVMEQMTRPA; translated from the coding sequence ATGAGGCAAGAAAAGTTCGGCGTACTGTTAGTTAATCTGGGCACGCCAGAGGCTCCAACCTCGTCAGCGGTTAAACGTTACCTAGCCGAGTTCCTCAGCGATAAACGCGTGGTCGATGTTTCTCGCCTGATCTGGTGGCCGGTTTTAAACGGTATCATTTTGCCGATCCGCTCTCCTCGCGTCGCCAAACTGTATCAATCCGTCTGGATGGATGAAGGCTCGCCGCTGATGGTGTATAGCCGTCGCCAGCAGGCAGCTTTGCAGGCACGTTTGCCTAATATTCCGGTTGAATTGGGCATGAGCTATGGTCAGCCCGCGCTGAAAAGCGCAATTGATAAACTGCATGATGCCGGTGTCGATCGCATTATTCTGCTGCCGCTTTATCCGCAATATTCCTGTTCGACGAACGCCGCGGTGTTTGATGCGGTTGCCCGGCATTTTGCTCAGATGCGCCGTATTCCGTCGCTAAACTTTATCCGTGATTATGCGGAGCATCCTGCTTATATCGCGGCGCTGAGCCAGACGATTAAAACCAGTTTTGCCCAACATGGCGAACCTGACATGCTGCTGTTCTCATTCCACGGTATTCCACAGCGTTATGCCGATCAGGGCGATGATTATCCGCAGCGTTGCCGTGTGACTACCCGCGCAGTGGCCGATGCATTAGGGCTTAGCGCTGAGCGTTACATGATGACTTACCAGTCACGATTTGGCCGTGAACAATGGCTAACTCCCTTCACTGACAAAACGATTGAACAGCTTCCCGCTAAAGGCGTGAAGCACCTTCAGGTTATCTGCCCAGGATTTTCCGCCGATTGTCTGGAAACGCTTGAAGAGATCAAGGTGCAAAACAAAGAGTTCTTTATCGAAGCGGGGGGAACGCAGTTTGAATATATTCCTGCGCTCAACGACGACGCGTTGCATATCGAACTGTTTTATCAGCTGGTGATGGAGCAGATGACGCGCCCTGCGTGA
- a CDS encoding inosine/guanosine kinase — MKFPGQRKSKHYFPVNARDPLLHATQKSEIDTSYVVGIDQTLVDIEAKVSDEFITRYRLSQGHSLVIEDDVAEALYQELKDNELITHEFAGGTIGNTMHNYSVLADDRSILLGVMCSNVKIGSYAYRYLCNTSSRTDLNYLQGVDGAIGRCFTLISENGERTFAISPGMMNQLRPESIPEEVIAGASALVLTAYLVRCKPGEPMRDATMKAIEYAKKHNVPVVLTLGTKFVIADDPQWWRDFLRDNVTVVAMNEEEAEALTGLSDPLAASDKALEWVDLVLCTAGPIGLYMAGYTEEEGKRKTQHPLLPGVIPEFNLYEFSRPMRKSACENPFKIYSHIAPYMGGPEKIMNTNGAGDGALAALLHDVAANGFHRTNVPNSSKHQRTYLTYSSLAQVCKYANRVSYQVLNQHSPRLTRGLPEREDSLEESYWER; from the coding sequence ATGAAATTCCCTGGCCAACGCAAATCTAAACACTACTTTCCTGTAAACGCGCGCGATCCGTTGTTGCATGCAACGCAAAAAAGCGAGATTGATACCTCCTACGTGGTCGGCATCGACCAAACGCTGGTGGATATTGAGGCGAAAGTCAGCGACGAATTTATTACCCGTTATCGTCTGAGTCAGGGACATTCTCTGGTGATTGAAGACGATGTTGCGGAAGCGCTGTATCAAGAGTTGAAAGATAACGAACTGATCACCCATGAGTTTGCCGGTGGCACTATCGGCAACACCATGCACAACTACTCCGTTTTGGCTGACGATCGTTCCATTTTACTGGGCGTGATGTGCAGCAACGTGAAAATTGGTAGCTATGCCTATCGCTATCTGTGTAATACCTCCAGCCGTACCGATCTCAACTATCTGCAAGGCGTTGATGGCGCGATTGGTCGCTGTTTCACCTTAATTAGTGAGAACGGCGAACGTACCTTTGCTATCAGCCCTGGAATGATGAATCAGCTGCGTCCTGAAAGCATTCCGGAAGAGGTTATTGCTGGCGCTTCTGCACTGGTGTTGACGGCCTATTTGGTGCGCTGCAAACCGGGCGAGCCGATGCGCGATGCCACGATGAAAGCCATTGAATACGCGAAAAAGCACAATGTACCGGTGGTGTTGACGCTGGGGACTAAGTTTGTGATTGCTGACGATCCGCAGTGGTGGCGTGATTTCCTGCGCGATAACGTCACAGTTGTGGCGATGAATGAAGAAGAAGCTGAAGCCTTAACTGGATTAAGCGATCCGCTTGCCGCATCAGATAAAGCATTGGAGTGGGTTGATCTGGTTCTGTGTACCGCGGGGCCGATTGGCTTATATATGGCGGGTTACACTGAAGAAGAAGGCAAACGTAAGACTCAGCATCCATTGCTGCCGGGTGTTATTCCCGAATTTAACCTGTATGAATTCAGCCGTCCGATGCGCAAAAGCGCCTGTGAAAATCCGTTCAAAATTTACTCGCATATTGCGCCATACATGGGCGGCCCTGAGAAAATCATGAACACCAACGGGGCTGGCGACGGTGCTCTTGCCGCCTTGCTGCATGACGTGGCTGCCAACGGTTTCCACCGTACCAACGTGCCAAACTCCAGCAAACATCAGCGTACTTACCTGACGTATTCTTCGCTGGCACAGGTCTGTAAATACGCGAACCGCGTGAGTTATCAGGTGCTGAACCAGCATTCACCTCGTCTAACGCGCGGCCTGCCGGAACGAGAAGATAGTTTGGAAGAGTCGTACTGGGAGAGGTAA
- the ybaL gene encoding YbaL family putative K(+) efflux transporter, whose translation MHHSTPLITTIVGGLVLAFLLGMLANRLRISPLVGYLVAGVLAGPFTPGFVADTSLAPELAEIGVILLMFGVGLHFSLKDLMAVKNIAIPGAIAQIAVATLLGMGLSSLLGWDLVTGLVFGLCLSTASTVVLLRALEERQLIDSQRGQIAIGWLIVEDLAMVLTLVLLPAFAGIMGEGQDMQLKDLLIELGITLGKVVAFITIMIVVGRRVVPWILAKTASTGSRELFTLSVLALAMGVAYGAVAIFDVSFALGAFFAGMVLNESELSHRAAHDTLPLRDAFAVLFFVSVGMLFDPMILVEQPLAVLGCLAIIVFGKSVAAFLLVKMFGYSKRTALTVSVSLAQIGEFAFILAGLGISLNMLSPEGRNLVLAGAILSIMINPLLFTLLERYLAKTETIEDQSLQEVTEEEEKQIPVDLCNHVLLVGYGRVGSLIGAKLHDAGVPLVVIENSRPRVEALREQGIHAVLGNAANPEIMELARIDCARWLLLTIPNGYEAGEIVAFARTKRDTLDIIARAHYDDEVAYISDRGANQVVMGEREIANSMLELLQVDKMTDADKMQECPI comes from the coding sequence ATGCATCACTCAACCCCGCTTATTACGACAATCGTTGGAGGCTTAGTTCTCGCCTTTCTTTTAGGTATGCTGGCAAATCGTCTGCGAATATCCCCATTGGTGGGCTATCTCGTTGCAGGCGTGCTTGCTGGTCCATTCACCCCCGGTTTTGTGGCAGACACCTCGCTTGCCCCTGAGCTGGCCGAAATTGGCGTTATCCTGCTGATGTTCGGCGTTGGTTTGCATTTCTCCTTAAAAGATTTGATGGCGGTTAAAAATATCGCCATACCCGGCGCTATTGCACAAATTGCCGTAGCGACGCTGTTGGGTATGGGGCTTTCGTCGTTGTTGGGTTGGGATTTAGTGACTGGTTTAGTGTTTGGCTTATGTTTATCCACCGCGAGTACCGTGGTGTTGCTGCGCGCTCTGGAAGAGCGGCAGTTGATTGACAGCCAACGCGGCCAAATCGCCATTGGTTGGCTGATCGTTGAAGATCTCGCCATGGTGCTTACGCTGGTTCTGCTACCTGCTTTTGCTGGAATTATGGGCGAAGGCCAAGATATGCAGCTCAAAGACCTGCTGATCGAGCTGGGTATTACGCTGGGTAAAGTCGTGGCCTTTATCACCATTATGATTGTGGTGGGTCGCCGTGTGGTGCCGTGGATTCTGGCAAAAACCGCCAGCACCGGTTCTCGCGAGCTGTTTACGCTTTCCGTTTTAGCACTGGCGATGGGCGTGGCGTATGGCGCAGTAGCAATCTTCGACGTTTCCTTCGCGCTGGGCGCGTTCTTTGCCGGGATGGTTCTGAACGAGTCTGAGCTTAGCCATCGCGCCGCTCACGACACGCTTCCGCTGCGCGACGCTTTTGCGGTTCTGTTCTTTGTTTCGGTGGGGATGCTGTTTGATCCGATGATTCTGGTTGAACAGCCGCTGGCGGTGTTGGGTTGCTTGGCGATTATCGTCTTTGGTAAATCCGTTGCTGCGTTCTTACTGGTTAAAATGTTTGGTTACTCCAAGCGTACTGCTCTAACCGTTTCAGTGAGCTTGGCGCAGATCGGTGAGTTCGCCTTTATTCTGGCGGGTTTAGGCATCTCGTTGAATATGCTGTCGCCAGAAGGACGGAATTTGGTGCTGGCGGGCGCTATCCTTTCCATCATGATTAACCCACTGCTCTTTACGCTGTTAGAACGCTATCTCGCCAAAACCGAGACTATCGAAGATCAGAGCCTACAAGAGGTCACAGAGGAAGAAGAGAAGCAGATCCCCGTTGACCTATGCAACCACGTGCTCCTGGTTGGTTACGGGCGCGTAGGCAGCCTGATTGGGGCTAAGCTACACGATGCGGGCGTTCCTTTGGTGGTTATCGAGAACTCACGCCCACGCGTTGAAGCGCTGCGTGAGCAAGGCATTCATGCCGTGCTAGGGAATGCGGCTAATCCTGAAATCATGGAGCTGGCAAGAATTGACTGCGCACGCTGGCTGCTGCTCACCATTCCGAACGGCTATGAAGCCGGTGAAATTGTGGCCTTCGCCCGAACCAAACGCGATACGCTGGATATTATTGCCCGTGCGCACTACGACGATGAAGTGGCCTACATTTCAGACCGTGGCGCCAATCAGGTGGTGATGGGAGAGCGTGAAATTGCCAACAGCATGCTGGAATTGCTACAGGTCGATAAGATGACGGATGCGGATAAGATGCAGGAGTGCCCGATCTGA
- a CDS encoding MFS transporter, translated as MTDRIDPVSDSVTQKPVNRTSFSILGAISVSHLLNDMIQSLILAIYPILRGEFSLNFAQIGLITLTYQLTASMLQPLIGMYTDKHPKPYSLPIGMGFTLAGLLLLSVAPSFEIVLIAAALVGTGSSIFHPESSRVARMASGGRHGLAQSVFQVGGNFGSSLGPLLAAAVIAPYGQGNIAWFSLAALLAIVVLLQVSKWYQQQTRQSKGKPKGHGNVKVLPRRTVVISLSILLVLIFSKYFYLTSISSYYTFYLIHKFGVSVQSAQIHLFAFLFAVAAGTIIGGPLGDKIGRKYVIWGSILGVAPFTLALPYASLYWTGVLTVIIGVILASAFSAILVYAQELIPGKVGMVSGLFFGFAFGMGGLGAAVLGYVADLTSIDLVYQICAFLPLLGILTALLPNIEHKDAN; from the coding sequence ATGACTGACCGCATCGATCCGGTGTCCGACTCCGTGACACAAAAGCCCGTCAATCGCACCTCGTTTTCCATTCTGGGCGCTATCAGCGTGTCCCATTTGCTAAACGATATGATTCAATCGCTGATTCTGGCGATCTACCCTATTTTGCGTGGTGAGTTTTCGCTGAACTTTGCACAAATAGGCCTTATCACACTGACCTATCAACTGACTGCCTCTATGCTGCAACCGTTGATCGGTATGTACACTGACAAGCATCCGAAACCCTACTCCCTGCCAATCGGCATGGGCTTCACCTTAGCGGGGCTTTTACTGCTTTCCGTTGCGCCTAGTTTTGAAATTGTGCTGATCGCCGCCGCATTAGTGGGTACAGGGTCGTCTATTTTCCACCCAGAGTCCTCTCGTGTCGCACGTATGGCCTCTGGCGGACGCCACGGCCTCGCGCAGTCGGTGTTTCAGGTGGGCGGTAACTTTGGTAGCTCGCTGGGCCCCTTGCTAGCGGCAGCGGTCATTGCACCTTATGGTCAGGGAAATATTGCATGGTTTTCTCTAGCGGCGCTGCTGGCTATCGTTGTTTTGCTTCAGGTCAGCAAGTGGTATCAGCAGCAAACCCGACAAAGCAAAGGTAAGCCTAAAGGCCACGGCAACGTGAAAGTGCTTCCACGCCGTACCGTGGTGATTTCCTTATCCATACTGCTGGTGCTGATTTTCTCGAAATACTTCTATCTCACCAGTATTAGCAGCTATTACACCTTTTATCTTATCCATAAGTTCGGTGTTTCAGTACAAAGTGCGCAAATACATTTGTTTGCCTTCCTGTTTGCCGTTGCCGCCGGAACCATTATTGGCGGGCCTCTGGGCGATAAGATAGGACGTAAATATGTTATTTGGGGCTCTATTCTAGGCGTTGCACCGTTTACGCTGGCTTTACCTTATGCATCCCTTTACTGGACTGGGGTTTTAACCGTGATTATCGGTGTAATTCTGGCCTCAGCGTTTTCAGCCATCTTGGTGTACGCGCAAGAGTTGATTCCAGGCAAAGTTGGGATGGTATCAGGCCTCTTCTTTGGTTTTGCCTTTGGTATGGGTGGCTTAGGTGCCGCAGTTTTAGGCTATGTTGCCGATTTAACCAGCATCGACTTGGTTTATCAGATTTGCGCATTCCTACCATTACTCGGCATCTTGACGGCCTTATTGCCAAATATAGAACATAAAGACGCTAATTAG